In the Campylobacter lari genome, TTAAAATGATCACACAAGGATATTCTCTATCACCAAGCTCATTTAAGGCTTCATATGCCATACCCGCACTTAGCGCTCCATCACCTATTAATACAACAGGCAAGCGGTCTTCTTTTTTTAATCTTATAGCCTTGCAAGCTCCAACCGCTAAAGATATAGAAGTACTTGAATGTCCTGCTACAAAATAATCCCCCTCATCAGGCTTGGTATAGCCACTTAAACCATTAAACTGTCTTAGAGTGTGAAAATTATTTATTTTACCACTTAAAAGCTTATGCGGATAAGATTGATGTGAAACATCAAAAATAAAAGGATCTTTTTGTGCATTAAAAACATAATGCATTCCTATGCTAAGTTCTACAACCCCTAAATTAGAGCTTAAATGTCCACCATTTTTACTTACTGTATCTATAATAACTTCACGCAAATTATTAGCTAAATTTTCTAGCTCTTTAATTTGCATATTTTTAATATTTAAGTTATTTAAATCTATCATTCATTAACCATATTTTTGATTTTTTGCAAACGATTATTAAGGTTTGACTCTATATTGCCTGCATCACTTAATATTAAAATACTCCCCTTATTAATCGCATCATCAAGACTAAATTTGATATTACTTTGCTCTTGTAAATGTGTTTTTACATACTCAAAATCATCAGGATTTAGCTTTAATTCTATCTTAGTAGCATTTTTAAGCTCACTCATAAGTTCTTTTGCCAAATTTAAAGCTATAAGTGAAGAATTTTCCTCAAGTTCTTTTGCAATCACCTCTTTTGCTATAATCACAGCAGTATCAGCTAATTCTTTTTCATTTTTAGATAAAAACTCATTTAAATTTTGTACTGTATTTTCAAGCTTTTCTACACTTTTTAAGTATTTTTCTTTTAAAGCTTCTAATTCACTTTCAAAATTTTTTTGAGCTTGCTCATAACCTTCTTTGGTAAATTTTTCTTTTGCATGCTCTAATTCTGCATTTAAGCGATTGTTAAATTCAGCTTCTTGACTTTCTATTTGCATTTGTAACTTAATGATATTTCCTGACATTTCATCAGTTTTTTTAAGTAAATCTTCCACAAAATCAGGTTGGATTTGTGGTTGTGGGGCTTGTGGGATAGTTTCTACTGTTTGATTTTCTACTGCTTGTTGAGTTGTATTTTGGACAGGAGAGACTTGATTTATAGTTTGAGTTTCTTCTTGTTTTTGTTCCTCATTAGAAGACATTTCGCTCATAACTTTAAAATGATAACCCTCAACTACATGAGCAGAAATGTTTTCAGGTGAAATTACATTGGTTAATTTAGCCATAATCTTACTCTATCATCTCATCAGCCTCACCCACTTGGATAAGACCTTGTTCTGCAAGTTTTTGCACCACTTCTACAACTTTTCTTTGAGCCTCTTCAACATCTTTTACACGCACAGCACCCAAAAATCCCATTTCTTCTACAAAGGCTTCAGCAGCACGCGTAGACATATTGGACATGAATTTTTGTTTTAAATCCTCGCTTGCACCTTTTAAACCTATCATCAAATCACGCTTATCAGCAGCTTTTAAAACTTCTCTAATCGCATTAGTGCTAAGTTGAGAAATATCATCAAAGGTAAACATTAAATCTTTAATGGTTGTAGCAAGTTTTTCATCACTTTGCTCAATATAAGAAAGCGTTGTTTTAGAGGCTTTTTGACCCAAGCGATTAAGCACTTCAGCAACCGCTCTTGGACCACCCACTTCAACCTTATAAGAAGTAAGACTTTCAAGTTTGCTTTCAAGCACTGCAGATACTCTTTTGATGATTGAAGGTGAAATATCTCCAAGATTTGCCATTCTTATTACAACCTCAGCTCTTAATTCATCACTAAAATATTCCAAAGTTTCAGCCGCTTGAGTAGTATCCATATGAGCTAAAATTAAAGCTATGGTTTGAGGGTGTTCTTTAATGATAAAGTCAGCAAGCTGTTGTGGTTTAATTTGAGAAAGATAAGCAAAATTTTGGTTATTTTCCATACTTTTGGTAAGTTTTTCCAAAATTTTATTGGCGATTTCAGGACCAAAAGTTCTAAATAAAATTTCTTTTGCATATTCCAAACCACCACTTTTTAGATACTGGTTTGATTGTAATAAAGTATAAAATTCCTCAAGCACTGCAGTAGCAACTGGTTTGTCAACATTTTTTGCTAAAGCAATATAGCGAGAAATTTCAGTGATGACATTAATATCCATATGAGAAAATAAAACTGTTGTTACATCTTCTCCAAGTTGAATTAAAAAAATTGCGACCTTTTCTGGCATAGAAAGGTCATCATAGACCATTTTTTGTTCTTCACTAAGCTTTATCATCAGATATCCTTCTCACCAAATTCAGCTTCATTTTCAACAAGTTTTTGTAACAATAATGCCACTTCTTCACCTTTTTCATTAGCCACTGCTCTTAATTTTTCAAGTAAAACATCATATTGAAGTGCATCTTCATCAAAATTATCTCCGAAACCAAGTTGTTCTTCAACTTTCTTACGCGCAGCATTGAATTTTTCAATAGCATCTTCAGCATCATCAATAACTTGTCCATCTTTACCTTCCATCTCTTCTTCAAGCTTGATATCTGCAAGCATTTTTTGTGAAAATGGCACAATAACCTTTTTATAAAAGATGAAAAGTAAAATCGCTGCAAAGACATACTTAACAGGTGGAATAAATGGTTCAATAAATCTTGAATAGAAAGTTTGAACCTTATTTTCAACTTTAACTGTTCTATGAAATTCCAAATTATTTACTTCAACCGCATCACCTCTAGCAAGATTAAAACCTATAGCGCCTTTAGTGAGATTTTCGATAGCTTGAATTTCTTTATCACTCAAAGGAATGTATTCGTTTGTGATATTTCCTTGATCATCGGTAATTACTTTGTATTTTCCATCTACTACAACGGCCGCAGAAATTCTTTTAACGGTTGCAAATTGCTTCGTGGTATTGGTGATTTTTTTAGAAATTTCATTATTAGTAGTGGTTTGGTTTTTAGTATAAACCTCGCGCGCGCCTTTATCATCTAAGCCTTCTACAGGACCGATGTTTGAAACAGCGCCTGGTACACCTTGAATTTCTTTATCTTTATAGCCTTCTCTATGCTCTTCTAAGGTTTGCTCACTACGCACGACTGTGTTTGGATCATACACTTCACTTTGTGATTCTTCTTTAGAAAAATCATAATCAATACTAACCTTTGCTACTACCCTATCATAACCACCTGCAAATGGAGCAATGGAAGCAACAATTTTTTGCTCTAATTCGTATTCTTGATCTCTTTTATATTTAATTTGTGCTGCGATTAAATCGCTCTCAAAAGCACCTTCATCATCTAAAGGAATACCTTTTTGATCCATGATTTTTACATTTTCAGGGGTAAGTTTTGTTACTGAAGAAGCAATTAAGTTTTTAATCCCCATAATTTGCTTTTTATTAAGCTTTAAACCATCTTTTATCGTCAAAGCTACCGAAGCAGTTGGTGGAACTTGTTGTTGAGTAAAAAGTGTATCTTTAGCAAAAGCAATATGCACTGTGGCACTATGGATAGGCTCTAAACTTTCAATCGTTCTAGCAAGCTCACCTTCTAATGCTCTTTGATATTTTACCTTTTGTTCAGCTTCTGTAGCTCCAAATTCTTGTTTATCAAAAAGCTCAAAACCTACTTTATTATCTTTTGGCAATAACCCTGCTGAAGCAATAGCTAAACGCTGTTTATATACTTGTTCATTAGGAACTAAAATAGTTCCCTCATCGCGCAAAATATAAGGAACCCCACTTTTTTCAAGTTGAGTTACTATCATCGCTGAGTCGCTAGTATTAGCATTTTCAAATAATACTGAATATCCAGCCTCGCTAGCTACTGTAGAGCCGCTTCTAAAAAGGGTTAAAAATACTAAAAATCCAACTACAACAACAATAGAAGCAGCAATGATAATACGCTGTCTTAAACTTAAATTTTGATAAAGCTGACCTACTTGGTGCAGTATAGTTTTATAATCCATTTATTTCCTACAAACTAAAAATTTTTAGAAAACTCTTCAAAAAACCTTGAATTTTCATACTCTGTACCTATACTTATACGCACAGCATTTAAACCATAACTTTGTAAATTTCTTATTATTATACCGTTTTTAAGCAGTTTTTCAGATAAATCTGTGCTATTTTTTTCATCAAAAAAATAAGTAATAAAATTTGTATAGCTTGGAATGTATCGAATTTTATAATTTTTAGCAAAATCTTCATAAAGTTTCATTTGTGAAAAATTATTTTTCAAAGTTTTTTGCACAAACTCATCATCATCTAATGCAGCAACAGCAGCTTTTAAACTCAAATTAGTCACATTAAAAGGTGCTCTTAATTTATAAAATACATTGATAATTTCCTTGCAAGCTATACCATAACCCACTCTCATACCACCCAAACCATAAAGCTTAGAAAAGGTTCCTAGATATACTGCATTTTGAAATTTATGGATTAATTCTTTAGGATTAATATGCTTTTTGCTATCTTTAAATGAAGCAAATTCATTATAAGCTCCATCAATGGCCACCAAACAATCTTCATCAATTTTTTCTAAAAACTCAAAAACCGCACTTGCGTCTAAACACTCACCTAAAGGATTATTGGGTAAGCATAAAAAGATCACTTTGATTTCATTTTTATGCTTTTGATATAACTCATACAACTCATTTAAATCATGGGTTAAACTTGGGGTTTTATAAACCTTAACTCCTAGTTGTTTTGCATAAATTTCATACATAGCAAAACTAACCCCACATTGCAAATAAGCCTTAGAATGATCAAGTTTTGCATGTACTATATATTCTATGATTTGATCACTCCCACCACCTATGATGAGATTTTCTTTTAAAATATCATATTTTTGCGCTAGGGCTTGTTTTAATTCACTCATAGTATCATCAGGATACAAATGAGCTAAATGTGCATTATTTATGATGGCTTCTTTAGCTTTTTTACTTGTACCATAAGGATTTTCATTACTCGCTAATTTAATAACTTCTTTTAAACCATATTCTTTAGCAATTAAATCCATATCCTTACCACTTTCATAAGTTTTAATAGCTTCTAAAAAAGGATTAAATTTCATTGCTTTCTCCTGATAAATATGATCCAAGCCATTTTATATGCTCGGCTTTTTTTAATACTCTTTGGACATTTTCATCATCAATATGTCCTTCAAAATCTATATAAAAACTATGCACAAATTCTCTTGTTTTTATAGGGCGTGATTCAAGTTTTGTTAAATTTATCCCCTCTTTTTTAAACTCATATAATAAATCACTAAGCCCGCCTGGTTTGTGTGCAGCAAGTGCTAAAATAGAAGTTTTACAATGAGGCATTTGAGGTATTTTTACATCACTTAAAATCAAAAACCTAGTACGATTTGCCAAATTATCTTCAATCGTTTCAAATAATATAGGTACATTATAAAGTTTTGCCGCAATCTTAGAGCAAATCGCAGCTGAAGTGACATCTTGCGAAGCTAAGTAAGCCGCATGAGCTGTGGATTTGCTTGCTACAAATTCTACTTCACTTAAATCATGACTTTCTAAAAAATTTCTACATTGGTTATAGCCTTGTGGATGAGAATATATGCGTTTAATATCTTTTAAATTTTCACTCATACTTACAAAAGAATGATGAATATCCATATAAATTTCAGCAAAAATCTTTACATCTTCATATTTTCCAAGACAATCAAGCGTCACACCCACTGCACCTGCTGTATTATTTTCTATAGGTACTACTCCATATTTTGCTTCTTTGTGAGCTAATTCTTTAAAAACATCTTCTATATTTGCAAGTGGAGTATAACGACTCATAGCACCAAAACGCGTTCTTGCTACTTGATGCGTATAACTTCCCTCAGGGCCTAAATAAGCTATACTTTGAGGCATTTCTAAATTTCTTGATACAGCAAAAATTTCTTGGTAAATTGCTTCGATTGCATTTTGATCTAATAAACCATGATTATAATTTTTAAGTCTATTTATAATAGCTCTTTCGCGCTCAGGTCTATAAATACTCCCACCTAAATTTTGCTTAATAACTCCTATATCTTTAACATGAAGCATTCTTTCATTAAGTAAAGCCAAAATTTTATCATCGATAGTATCGATTTTATTGCGTAATTTTTCTATCTCTTTCATTTAAACCTCGATATGTAGTAATCCTTAATACTATCATATACAAAATTAAGTTTAGTTGTATCAAGACCTTGAGTGTTAGAAATTTTACCGCTTAAAACCAAGGCTGTTTGCATGCCAAGCTCATAAGCACCAAGCAAATCACCTTTAAAATCATCACTAATAATCAAAGTCTTTTCAAAACTCACATTACAATCTTGTTGTTTTAATAAATTTAAAGCACTTTCATAAAAAGCCTTGCTAGGTTTTCCTATCACTTTATAATCAAA is a window encoding:
- the fliH gene encoding flagellar assembly protein FliH, with the translated sequence MAKLTNVISPENISAHVVEGYHFKVMSEMSSNEEQKQEETQTINQVSPVQNTTQQAVENQTVETIPQAPQPQIQPDFVEDLLKKTDEMSGNIIKLQMQIESQEAEFNNRLNAELEHAKEKFTKEGYEQAQKNFESELEALKEKYLKSVEKLENTVQNLNEFLSKNEKELADTAVIIAKEVIAKELEENSSLIALNLAKELMSELKNATKIELKLNPDDFEYVKTHLQEQSNIKFSLDDAINKGSILILSDAGNIESNLNNRLQKIKNMVNE
- the pheA gene encoding prephenate dehydratase; translated protein: MKEIEKLRNKIDTIDDKILALLNERMLHVKDIGVIKQNLGGSIYRPERERAIINRLKNYNHGLLDQNAIEAIYQEIFAVSRNLEMPQSIAYLGPEGSYTHQVARTRFGAMSRYTPLANIEDVFKELAHKEAKYGVVPIENNTAGAVGVTLDCLGKYEDVKIFAEIYMDIHHSFVSMSENLKDIKRIYSHPQGYNQCRNFLESHDLSEVEFVASKSTAHAAYLASQDVTSAAICSKIAAKLYNVPILFETIEDNLANRTRFLILSDVKIPQMPHCKTSILALAAHKPGGLSDLLYEFKKEGINLTKLESRPIKTREFVHSFYIDFEGHIDDENVQRVLKKAEHIKWLGSYLSGESNEI
- the fliG gene encoding flagellar motor switch protein FliG; protein product: MIKLSEEQKMVYDDLSMPEKVAIFLIQLGEDVTTVLFSHMDINVITEISRYIALAKNVDKPVATAVLEEFYTLLQSNQYLKSGGLEYAKEILFRTFGPEIANKILEKLTKSMENNQNFAYLSQIKPQQLADFIIKEHPQTIALILAHMDTTQAAETLEYFSDELRAEVVIRMANLGDISPSIIKRVSAVLESKLESLTSYKVEVGGPRAVAEVLNRLGQKASKTTLSYIEQSDEKLATTIKDLMFTFDDISQLSTNAIREVLKAADKRDLMIGLKGASEDLKQKFMSNMSTRAAEAFVEEMGFLGAVRVKDVEEAQRKVVEVVQKLAEQGLIQVGEADEMIE
- the fliF gene encoding flagellar basal-body MS-ring/collar protein FliF codes for the protein MDYKTILHQVGQLYQNLSLRQRIIIAASIVVVVGFLVFLTLFRSGSTVASEAGYSVLFENANTSDSAMIVTQLEKSGVPYILRDEGTILVPNEQVYKQRLAIASAGLLPKDNKVGFELFDKQEFGATEAEQKVKYQRALEGELARTIESLEPIHSATVHIAFAKDTLFTQQQVPPTASVALTIKDGLKLNKKQIMGIKNLIASSVTKLTPENVKIMDQKGIPLDDEGAFESDLIAAQIKYKRDQEYELEQKIVASIAPFAGGYDRVVAKVSIDYDFSKEESQSEVYDPNTVVRSEQTLEEHREGYKDKEIQGVPGAVSNIGPVEGLDDKGAREVYTKNQTTTNNEISKKITNTTKQFATVKRISAAVVVDGKYKVITDDQGNITNEYIPLSDKEIQAIENLTKGAIGFNLARGDAVEVNNLEFHRTVKVENKVQTFYSRFIEPFIPPVKYVFAAILLFIFYKKVIVPFSQKMLADIKLEEEMEGKDGQVIDDAEDAIEKFNAARKKVEEQLGFGDNFDEDALQYDVLLEKLRAVANEKGEEVALLLQKLVENEAEFGEKDI
- the hisC gene encoding histidinol-phosphate transaminase, with the translated sequence MKFNPFLEAIKTYESGKDMDLIAKEYGLKEVIKLASNENPYGTSKKAKEAIINNAHLAHLYPDDTMSELKQALAQKYDILKENLIIGGGSDQIIEYIVHAKLDHSKAYLQCGVSFAMYEIYAKQLGVKVYKTPSLTHDLNELYELYQKHKNEIKVIFLCLPNNPLGECLDASAVFEFLEKIDEDCLVAIDGAYNEFASFKDSKKHINPKELIHKFQNAVYLGTFSKLYGLGGMRVGYGIACKEIINVFYKLRAPFNVTNLSLKAAVAALDDDEFVQKTLKNNFSQMKLYEDFAKNYKIRYIPSYTNFITYFFDEKNSTDLSEKLLKNGIIIRNLQSYGLNAVRISIGTEYENSRFFEEFSKNF